In Vibrio gangliei, a single window of DNA contains:
- the fadR gene encoding fatty acid metabolism transcriptional regulator FadR translates to MVIKAKSPAGFAEKYIIESIWNGRFPPGSILPAERELSELIGVTRTTLREVLQRLARDGWLTIQHGKPTKVNNFMETSSLHILDTLMTLDTDNATSIVEDLLAVRTSISPIFMRYAFKHNSEACIKTLNRVISSCETLLSHDSWESFIAESPYAEKIKQSVKEDNEQDESKRDDILFAKTFNFYDYMLFQRLAFHSGNQIYGLIFNGIKKLYDRVGSFYFSNPQARTSALQFYKDLLNLCEQGEYHELPTAIRRYGIESGQIWMQMKQNLPSNFTEDDS, encoded by the coding sequence ATGGTTATTAAGGCAAAGAGCCCAGCAGGATTTGCGGAAAAGTACATTATAGAAAGTATATGGAATGGCCGATTTCCACCCGGCTCTATTTTACCTGCAGAGCGAGAGTTATCTGAATTAATTGGTGTTACGCGTACGACTTTACGTGAAGTATTGCAGCGTTTGGCCCGTGATGGTTGGTTGACGATTCAGCATGGTAAGCCAACAAAAGTAAATAACTTCATGGAAACATCGAGCCTGCATATTCTTGATACTTTAATGACGCTGGATACCGATAACGCTACCAGTATTGTTGAAGATTTATTGGCAGTTCGCACTAGTATCAGCCCAATTTTTATGCGCTATGCCTTTAAACATAATTCTGAAGCGTGTATTAAAACCCTTAACCGTGTGATCAGCTCATGTGAGACTTTGCTGTCTCACGATTCTTGGGAATCCTTTATTGCCGAATCGCCTTATGCGGAAAAGATTAAGCAATCAGTCAAAGAGGATAACGAGCAAGATGAATCTAAGCGTGATGATATCTTGTTTGCCAAGACCTTTAATTTCTACGATTACATGCTTTTCCAACGATTGGCATTCCATTCTGGTAACCAAATTTACGGTTTGATCTTTAATGGGATTAAAAAGCTGTATGACCGTGTGGGCAGTTTTTATTTCTCAAATCCACAAGCTCGTACGTCAGCATTACAGTTTTATAAAGATCTATTGAATCTCTGTGAACAAGGTGAATACCATGAATTACCGACTGCGATTCGTCGCTACGGTATTGAAAGTGGTCAAATTTGGATGCAAATGAAGCAAAACCTACCAAGTAACTTCACAGAAGATGATAGTTAA